The following are from one region of the Pseudodesulfovibrio sp. JC047 genome:
- a CDS encoding glycosyltransferase family 39 protein translates to MNSPHNTYTPTRDVLALMIIVISFAVRYWFVDSGQLNLVQDEAQYWDWIRRPQLSYYSKGPLIAWMIATWTNVFGNTELGVRFGSILGMAGIQAALYIGVSRVWKEYSMAIFVLLVASTMPLLNGLGILATTDNPLIFCWTVAFFALAAATRNAPDRTPSHWPFLILGLCMAVGILAKYMMLTFLALAVIYALILQMRGQMPSRFWGRFFLASLVGTVIGLTPIILWNLHNDWVAYKHVAKLSSGVGREFAFRFMPFLEMLGAQIGLLAPWWFVFILMGSGSALAKSCVGPIGAFDADYRRDLQSVLFFWPLWAIITGKALFSKVEANWTAVAFMAGALLAGMALDTWWHAPRRKTRGRLILSLTAIGLTALIYITPVLPIPDSLNPTHRLKGWNDLGTHIAQLTQTEFDDPEKVFAMSDNYGFTSELAFYIPGQPITYCPWTDSRRMNQYDLWPDPATNGQLGWDAIMVRKRFRSGAVPELKNMFDSVSEPIFYQSRFNGQPARKFTILICKGFNGYWPQNGLGEY, encoded by the coding sequence ATGAATTCGCCCCACAATACATATACACCCACGCGTGACGTCCTTGCCCTGATGATCATCGTCATCTCCTTTGCCGTCCGCTACTGGTTTGTCGATTCCGGTCAACTGAATCTGGTTCAGGACGAAGCCCAATACTGGGATTGGATCAGACGCCCGCAGTTGTCCTATTATTCAAAAGGACCGCTCATCGCCTGGATGATCGCGACCTGGACCAATGTCTTCGGCAATACGGAACTGGGGGTGCGCTTCGGTTCCATCCTCGGCATGGCCGGTATTCAGGCCGCCCTGTACATTGGCGTTTCACGGGTCTGGAAAGAATATTCCATGGCCATCTTTGTCCTGCTCGTGGCCTCGACCATGCCGTTGCTCAACGGACTGGGCATCCTCGCCACCACGGACAATCCCCTGATTTTCTGCTGGACCGTGGCCTTTTTCGCACTGGCCGCAGCCACGCGCAACGCCCCGGACCGCACACCGTCACACTGGCCATTCCTCATTCTGGGACTGTGCATGGCCGTGGGCATCCTCGCCAAATACATGATGCTCACCTTTCTGGCGTTGGCGGTGATCTATGCCCTGATTCTTCAGATGCGCGGTCAAATGCCGTCGCGATTCTGGGGACGCTTTTTCCTGGCATCCCTTGTGGGAACCGTGATCGGACTGACACCCATCATCCTCTGGAACCTGCACAACGACTGGGTGGCATACAAACACGTTGCCAAACTCTCTTCCGGCGTGGGCCGGGAGTTCGCATTCCGCTTCATGCCATTTCTGGAAATGCTCGGCGCACAGATCGGCCTGCTGGCTCCATGGTGGTTTGTCTTCATCCTCATGGGCAGTGGAAGCGCGCTGGCGAAATCCTGTGTCGGTCCCATTGGCGCATTCGATGCGGACTACCGCCGCGACTTGCAATCCGTGCTCTTTTTCTGGCCGCTCTGGGCGATCATCACCGGCAAGGCCCTGTTCTCGAAAGTCGAAGCCAACTGGACCGCCGTGGCCTTCATGGCCGGGGCCCTGCTCGCAGGCATGGCACTGGATACTTGGTGGCACGCGCCTCGTCGCAAAACCCGAGGCCGACTCATCCTCAGCCTGACCGCCATTGGCTTGACCGCCCTGATCTATATCACCCCGGTCCTGCCAATACCGGACAGCCTGAATCCCACCCACCGACTCAAAGGGTGGAATGATCTCGGGACACATATCGCACAGTTGACCCAAACTGAATTCGACGATCCCGAAAAAGTCTTTGCCATGAGTGACAACTACGGTTTCACCTCGGAACTCGCATTCTACATTCCGGGCCAACCGATCACCTATTGTCCGTGGACCGATTCCCGACGCATGAATCAATACGACCTCTGGCCCGATCCAGCGACCAATGGTCAACTGGGATGGGATGCCATCATGGTCCGTAAACGCTTCCGTTCAGGGGCCGTTCCCGAACTCAAAAACATGTTCGATTCTGTCAGTGAACCCATTTTCTATCAGTCCCGATTCAACGGCCAGCCAGCCCGAAAATTCACCATTCTCATCTGCAAGGGGTTCAATGGCTATTGGCCACAAAACGGACTCGGCGAATATTAA
- a CDS encoding A24 family peptidase: MDVIPHWFFFVAAGILGLELGGIASIFIQRWIDEVPILKPGRSRCPSCLHKLGLTETIPLVSFLWLKGRCRHCNAAIGAQYLLVELACMAWSIAVAYRFGLSPEWGVYLVLGVMLIVGSLIDIETFLLPDRVTLGGTCLALVASFFLENGVDWQRAFLGAAMGAGLFWVLQQGYRLMRGQEGLGTGDIKLMAMIGAMVGVGGLPLTLFVGSFTGAIASLFYTFSSGKDGIHGKVPYGPFLSLGCMVTVLYGSDIMAWWKV, translated from the coding sequence ATGGATGTAATCCCTCACTGGTTTTTCTTTGTGGCCGCTGGAATCCTTGGTTTGGAACTGGGCGGAATCGCCTCGATTTTCATCCAACGATGGATCGATGAAGTTCCGATTCTCAAACCGGGACGGTCTCGGTGTCCGTCCTGCCTGCACAAACTCGGCCTGACGGAAACCATTCCGCTAGTGAGTTTCTTGTGGCTCAAGGGCCGGTGTCGTCATTGCAATGCCGCCATCGGTGCTCAATACCTGCTGGTCGAGCTTGCCTGTATGGCCTGGTCCATTGCCGTGGCGTATCGGTTCGGCTTATCGCCTGAATGGGGCGTGTATTTGGTGCTCGGCGTCATGCTCATTGTCGGGAGCCTCATTGATATCGAAACTTTTTTGCTCCCGGATCGGGTGACGCTTGGTGGGACCTGTCTGGCGTTGGTGGCCAGTTTCTTTCTGGAGAACGGAGTGGATTGGCAGCGTGCATTTCTTGGCGCGGCCATGGGGGCTGGTCTCTTTTGGGTGTTGCAGCAGGGGTACCGGCTGATGCGTGGTCAGGAGGGATTGGGAACCGGAGACATCAAGCTGATGGCCATGATTGGTGCCATGGTCGGTGTGGGCGGCTTGCCCCTGACCCTGTTTGTTGGCTCATTCACCGGAGCTATCGCCAGTCTTTTCTATACCTTTTCTTCTGGAAAGGACGGCATTCATGGCAAAGTGCCGTATGGGCCGTTTCTCAGTCTCGGATGTATGGTAACTGTGCTGTACGGTTCGGACATCATGGCCTGGTGGAAAGTATGA
- a CDS encoding phenylacetate--CoA ligase, giving the protein MDHRFIPNLTEEEIADIQSKGLQWTTAHTYKNSPFYRAQFDKIGLEPGDITSLDDLQKLPFTTADDLKDGYPLPLLSVPESDVVRIHGSSGTTGKRKILAYTQNDIDLWQDMFARCYELAGLTTEDRVQICVGYGLWTAGAGFQHGCERFGAMTLPVGPGLLEIQLQMLTDLKSTCLCSTASMALLMGEEVQKQGLFEQIALKKAIFGAEAHTPKMRRQFEDALGLEDSFDIIGMTELYGPGAGLECQAHDGIHYWADRFILEILDPETLKPVAPGEVGEMVVTSLQKEAAPLIRYRTHDLTRSLPGQCACGVTMPRIDKIMGRSDDMFIFRGVNIYPGQIGAVLEEFNDLSAEYKISLTRRDGLDHMAVDVERTPEARVADSDSLAKRLASEIRKHILVRSEVRILNPGELPRSFAKAKRVQDERGEA; this is encoded by the coding sequence ATGGACCATCGTTTCATTCCGAACCTGACAGAAGAAGAGATTGCCGACATTCAAAGCAAAGGCTTGCAATGGACAACGGCCCACACCTATAAGAACAGCCCTTTTTACCGCGCCCAATTCGATAAGATTGGCCTGGAACCAGGCGATATCACATCGCTGGACGATCTCCAGAAACTCCCGTTCACCACAGCGGATGACCTGAAAGACGGATATCCCCTGCCCCTGCTTTCGGTCCCCGAATCAGATGTCGTGCGTATCCACGGCTCCAGCGGCACCACGGGCAAACGCAAGATTCTCGCCTATACCCAAAACGACATCGACCTGTGGCAGGACATGTTTGCCCGTTGCTATGAACTGGCAGGCCTGACCACCGAAGATCGTGTCCAAATCTGTGTCGGCTATGGATTATGGACAGCGGGAGCCGGGTTCCAGCACGGCTGTGAACGGTTCGGCGCAATGACCCTGCCCGTTGGTCCGGGATTGTTGGAAATCCAACTCCAGATGCTGACCGACCTGAAATCCACCTGCCTGTGTTCCACGGCATCCATGGCGTTGCTCATGGGTGAAGAAGTCCAGAAGCAGGGACTTTTCGAACAAATCGCCCTGAAAAAAGCGATCTTCGGAGCCGAAGCCCACACCCCGAAAATGCGTCGCCAATTCGAAGACGCGCTCGGACTGGAAGACAGTTTCGACATCATCGGCATGACCGAACTCTACGGTCCGGGAGCGGGGCTGGAATGTCAGGCTCATGATGGCATCCATTATTGGGCGGACCGATTCATTCTGGAAATCTTGGACCCGGAAACCCTCAAACCCGTTGCACCGGGCGAAGTGGGAGAAATGGTCGTCACCTCATTACAAAAAGAAGCGGCTCCGCTCATCCGATACCGGACCCACGACCTGACCCGCAGTCTTCCCGGTCAATGCGCCTGTGGCGTAACCATGCCGCGTATCGACAAGATCATGGGCCGCTCCGACGACATGTTCATCTTCCGGGGCGTCAACATCTATCCAGGTCAGATCGGTGCTGTCCTCGAAGAGTTCAACGACCTGTCTGCCGAATACAAGATTTCCCTGACACGCCGTGACGGATTGGATCACATGGCCGTTGACGTGGAACGCACGCCCGAAGCACGGGTTGCCGATTCCGACTCCCTCGCCAAACGGTTGGCCTCGGAAATCCGCAAGCACATTCTGGTCCGCAGCGAAGTCCGTATCCTCAATCCGGGCGAATTGCCGCGCAGTTTTGCCAAGGCCAAACGAGTGCAGGACGAACGCGGCGAGGCATAG
- a CDS encoding sialidase family protein, producing MASLSDDPTRHVVIDRRSDRYLAFPDVIRTPDNTLVVAYNEADKHVRPTSRILVVRTSRDNGLTWSEPIYPETTSSHCPRIVMTPSRDLIISDSSRVYHRSRDNGQSWEPIHTHGLSHDMHDRLMALGDTGYLTTGHCHIGSTEHPAIRQRPTQQKVFRSTDNGQTWGPWSILAQHRNLVLCEASMTRLPNGCILALMRENSFVFEPMYCVLSTDNGISWSAPTATPLIGHRPTLGTLPDGQLLVTYRNVGPDQGTCAWIGSVEELMSGFRVHGLTTNPANPTLTDAGLRIRTTPGTKSVVRYALRPMTDPRTATATLETDITVHAADANGCGIRLGTWWKLTTTHITPDGYDAQALPLRKGTVNHIQLHYANGFVTARVNHDTTTTIAIDPDHAETRPIMIGAPSPFEDNGVDCCWHRISLHVTEPAFDREERWHWTPRQGLPDQWVRDSVLELRNDRHAATPDFGYSGWTRLADGTFFCAYHHGGGTEPGYEPLHSSHIAGTRFSLEDF from the coding sequence ATGGCCAGTCTGTCAGACGATCCGACCCGGCATGTGGTCATCGACCGCAGATCAGACCGGTATCTCGCCTTCCCGGATGTCATCCGAACGCCAGACAATACCCTGGTCGTGGCATACAACGAAGCGGACAAGCATGTCCGGCCCACCAGCCGGATTCTCGTAGTCAGAACGAGCCGGGACAACGGATTGACGTGGTCGGAACCGATATATCCGGAAACCACGTCAAGCCATTGTCCCCGAATAGTCATGACACCGAGCAGGGACCTCATCATATCGGACAGCTCGCGGGTCTATCATCGCAGTCGGGACAACGGCCAGTCATGGGAGCCGATACACACGCACGGCCTGAGCCATGATATGCACGACCGGCTCATGGCCCTCGGTGACACCGGATATTTGACGACCGGCCATTGTCATATCGGCTCCACCGAGCACCCGGCCATCCGCCAGCGACCGACACAGCAAAAGGTCTTTCGGTCCACGGACAACGGACAGACCTGGGGACCATGGTCCATTCTCGCCCAACACCGCAATCTTGTCCTGTGCGAGGCGTCCATGACCCGATTGCCGAACGGATGCATCCTCGCCCTCATGCGGGAAAACAGTTTCGTCTTTGAACCCATGTATTGCGTTCTCAGCACAGACAATGGGATTTCGTGGTCCGCTCCCACAGCCACCCCGCTCATCGGCCATCGCCCGACGCTCGGCACCCTGCCGGACGGCCAATTGCTCGTGACATACCGAAACGTCGGCCCGGATCAGGGAACCTGCGCCTGGATCGGCTCGGTGGAGGAACTCATGTCCGGCTTCCGGGTCCACGGACTGACCACGAATCCAGCCAATCCCACATTGACCGACGCAGGGTTGCGCATCCGAACGACACCAGGGACAAAATCCGTGGTTCGATACGCACTACGTCCCATGACAGATCCTCGCACGGCCACGGCCACACTTGAAACCGATATCACCGTTCACGCGGCAGATGCCAACGGATGCGGCATCCGACTGGGCACATGGTGGAAATTGACAACGACCCATATTACGCCAGACGGATACGACGCACAGGCCCTGCCCTTGCGAAAAGGGACCGTCAATCATATTCAATTGCACTATGCGAATGGATTCGTGACCGCGCGAGTCAATCACGACACAACAACCACGATTGCCATCGATCCGGATCATGCGGAGACCCGCCCCATCATGATCGGCGCGCCCTCCCCTTTTGAAGACAATGGCGTTGACTGTTGCTGGCATCGCATCAGCCTGCACGTCACCGAGCCGGCTTTTGACCGGGAAGAGCGATGGCACTGGACACCAAGACAGGGACTGCCGGACCAGTGGGTTCGAGATTCCGTGCTCGAACTCCGCAATGACCGTCATGCAGCCACACCGGATTTCGGGTATTCAGGATGGACACGGCTGGCGGATGGGACTTTTTTCTGTGCGTATCATCACGGCGGGGGCACGGAACCGGGATATGAGCCACTCCATTCCAGTCATATTGCGGGAACACGGTTCTCGCTGGAGGATTTTTAA
- a CDS encoding RNA-binding protein — MAKNIYVGNLPWSSTEEDVRAAFEAYGEVISVKLINDRETGRPRGFGFVEMEDHGALEAIENLDGTDFGGRNLKVNEARPRPERPRW; from the coding sequence ATGGCTAAGAACATTTATGTGGGCAATCTGCCCTGGAGTTCCACGGAAGAGGATGTACGCGCAGCATTTGAAGCATACGGTGAAGTAATTTCCGTAAAACTCATCAATGACCGCGAGACAGGCCGCCCCAGAGGTTTCGGTTTCGTGGAAATGGAAGATCACGGCGCGCTCGAAGCAATTGAGAACCTGGACGGCACCGATTTTGGTGGTCGCAATCTCAAAGTCAATGAAGCCCGCCCCCGCCCCGAACGTCCCCGCTGGTAA
- the infA gene encoding translation initiation factor IF-1, which produces MAKEEGIVVQGTVEEALPNAMFRVELENGHTVLAHISGKMRKFRIRVMPGDTVTVELSPYDLTRGRITFRPR; this is translated from the coding sequence ATGGCAAAAGAAGAAGGAATCGTCGTTCAAGGCACAGTTGAAGAAGCCTTGCCCAACGCCATGTTCCGCGTCGAACTTGAAAACGGTCACACGGTCCTGGCACATATCTCTGGTAAAATGCGTAAATTCCGCATCCGTGTCATGCCCGGCGATACCGTCACCGTGGAACTTTCCCCATACGATCTCACCCGAGGTAGAATCACCTTCCGTCCCCGGTAG
- a CDS encoding DEAD/DEAH box helicase, whose protein sequence is MSSFKELGLSAATLTALESKGFSDPTPIQALTIPKLLNGSVDIVGQAQTGTGKTAAFGLPVIEAAEEKVRHVQSLILAPTRELAIQVAEEINSLKGRKRIRILPVYGGQAIHMQLKALRQGVDVVVGTPGRIMDHLKRGSLQIDNLDFFILDEADEMCNMGFVDDVREILASANDDRRTLLFSATMPREVMRIAKEFMGDFEVVSVKPEKSDIPLTRQIFHEMADSDRFEALCRVIDAQPDFYGLVFTRTRADADRVAARLTQRGYPSEPIHGDLSQGQREKILASFRKKRATILVATDVAARGIDVPDLTHVVNFALPQDPQTFVHRTGRTGRAGKQGVAITLIAPNEFRRLMYISKTSGIEIKKEKLPRIEDVIYSKKSRVVEELKTIMESAGHSNYLAMAKELLEEHEPTEVVAALLKNSFGNELDASSYREIDITRHSANAQSGGHGRTDLVCALGRAHGMSPKEFVDFVSQAAHIKPWSIQHVRVQGNKTTFTVPAHESEKVMNKVNSRDGKPLISIGEYKKKPSYRRDFHKKGGQRPGKRPYMNRGKKRDSSSS, encoded by the coding sequence ATGTCCAGTTTCAAGGAACTCGGGTTGTCGGCCGCGACGCTGACCGCTCTGGAGTCCAAGGGGTTTTCGGACCCCACCCCAATTCAGGCACTGACCATCCCCAAACTTCTCAACGGCTCCGTCGATATTGTCGGCCAGGCCCAGACAGGAACAGGCAAGACCGCGGCCTTTGGCCTGCCGGTCATTGAAGCGGCTGAAGAAAAAGTGCGCCACGTCCAATCGCTCATTCTGGCCCCCACTCGCGAACTGGCTATCCAGGTCGCCGAGGAAATCAACTCGCTCAAGGGCCGCAAACGAATTCGCATTCTCCCCGTATACGGTGGACAGGCCATTCACATGCAGCTCAAGGCGTTGCGACAAGGCGTTGACGTAGTTGTCGGCACACCAGGCCGTATCATGGACCATCTCAAACGTGGCTCGTTGCAGATCGACAATCTCGATTTCTTCATCCTTGATGAAGCGGATGAGATGTGCAACATGGGTTTTGTCGATGATGTTCGTGAGATTCTGGCCTCGGCCAACGACGACCGACGCACCCTGCTTTTCTCGGCAACCATGCCCCGCGAGGTCATGCGTATTGCCAAGGAATTCATGGGCGATTTCGAAGTCGTTTCGGTCAAACCGGAAAAAAGCGACATTCCGCTCACCCGTCAGATTTTTCATGAAATGGCTGATTCAGACCGATTTGAAGCCCTGTGCCGGGTCATTGATGCCCAGCCGGACTTCTATGGTCTGGTCTTCACCCGAACCCGCGCCGACGCGGACCGGGTCGCTGCACGACTCACCCAACGTGGATATCCTTCCGAACCGATCCACGGCGATCTGTCACAGGGACAACGCGAAAAGATTCTGGCAAGTTTCCGCAAAAAGAGAGCGACCATTCTGGTGGCCACCGATGTGGCAGCTCGCGGCATCGATGTGCCGGACCTGACGCATGTGGTCAACTTTGCCTTGCCGCAGGACCCGCAGACCTTTGTTCACAGAACAGGCCGCACAGGCCGCGCCGGAAAACAGGGCGTTGCCATCACCTTGATAGCGCCCAATGAATTCCGCCGCCTCATGTACATTTCCAAAACATCCGGCATTGAAATCAAGAAAGAAAAACTGCCGCGTATTGAAGATGTCATCTACTCCAAGAAAAGCCGGGTGGTCGAAGAACTGAAGACCATCATGGAATCTGCTGGCCACAGCAATTACCTGGCCATGGCCAAAGAACTTCTGGAAGAACACGAACCGACTGAAGTCGTGGCAGCCCTGCTCAAAAATAGCTTCGGCAATGAGCTGGATGCTTCAAGCTATCGTGAAATCGACATCACCCGTCACAGTGCCAACGCGCAATCTGGCGGACATGGCCGCACCGATCTGGTCTGCGCCCTTGGACGTGCCCATGGCATGTCTCCCAAGGAATTCGTCGATTTCGTTTCCCAGGCAGCTCATATCAAACCCTGGTCTATTCAACATGTCCGGGTCCAAGGCAACAAGACCACGTTCACCGTCCCCGCCCACGAATCGGAAAAGGTCATGAACAAGGTCAACAGCCGCGACGGCAAACCGCTTATTTCCATTGGTGAATATAAGAAAAAGCCCTCGTATCGCCGCGACTTTCACAAAAAGGGTGGCCAACGCCCAGGCAAACGGCCTTACATGAACCGGGGCAAGAAAAGGGACTCTTCGTCCTCATAG
- a CDS encoding PAS domain S-box protein, whose translation MKNDYDTPKEELIAELDRLRALLATSEDDKYRKIVEGLPQFIFELDTTGTLRYANEYALSSYGYSREDIKNGLHLSDIIHPDSYAHARESIQAILAGEPVMGREYSALRKDRTSFPVKVYSQPIIENGQQTGIRGIVVNISDIKQVEKALSKSKNYYRTLFENTGTAMTIVTADSVILTCNSQYERLSGYSCKEVEGKMYWWDFVPPEELDRMKAYHATRTLSTNGAPDNYEFTFLTRTGTHKRVHVFVGVIADTEDRVCSLIDVTERDQALHALRASDERYELMVRGANDGLWDWDLHSGAVYYSPRYKEILGYTDATFPNHVDSWHNKVHPDDLERCIKANRRCAEGKQDQFQVEFRMFHKDGSIRWILGRGGNTKDETGTPYRISGTHTDITKRKQAEHALRKSEEQYRAIFENATDGIYQCTPGGRFLTMNTALAHCLGYESPEHTMETITDIREQLWVNPEDRDVFLEELAQKGTLQNYEHHIKRKDGSRIWISENARAIYDDAGQLEYYEGFLQDITTRKFNESTTKALYAISAAITMTHDLSELYRAIHAIIKGVVHTQNFFIAEVNKKLDRMQFVYFRDEKDDYFDITGISDSTMNSLSIHVYRTGAPLRFSAARPKDVALAQDVGIIGTTPAAWLGVPLKLNGEIMGVMAVQDYANPLQYGEIDVSFMTAVSEQVAMAIERKANEESLTRLNEKLESKVDQRTAELKKQTAELENANKRLRKLDEIKSTLVSSVSHELRTPLTSIRGFAKLCAKDFARYFHPLTENMLLKDKGCRIQNNLAIIDTEGERLTRLINDFLDINRIESGKAAWHDTTLDPCAVITKATTTAFGSFAAKSGVQLISDIPASARPIHADPDKIHQILINLLNNAYKFTTRGSVTVSFQERGGSTIFSVKDTGPGIHQEELPHLFEKFHKAPLGDTLHVSDTGTGLGLAICKEIVEHYGGSIWVESSIGTGSIFSFSIPCVP comes from the coding sequence ATGAAAAACGATTATGACACTCCCAAAGAAGAACTCATCGCGGAACTCGACAGGCTCCGTGCCCTTCTTGCGACTTCGGAAGACGACAAATATCGCAAGATTGTCGAGGGACTTCCTCAATTCATCTTTGAACTCGATACGACCGGTACTCTACGATATGCCAACGAGTATGCCCTCAGCAGCTACGGGTATTCACGAGAAGACATCAAAAACGGGCTGCACCTTTCCGATATTATCCATCCCGATTCATACGCACATGCTCGTGAATCAATTCAGGCCATCCTTGCCGGAGAACCAGTCATGGGCAGGGAATACAGTGCCCTGCGCAAAGACCGCACCAGCTTTCCGGTCAAAGTGTACTCCCAACCGATCATCGAAAACGGGCAACAGACGGGTATACGGGGCATTGTCGTCAACATCTCGGACATCAAACAGGTGGAAAAGGCCCTTTCCAAAAGCAAAAACTACTACCGTACCCTATTTGAAAATACCGGTACGGCCATGACAATCGTCACGGCTGACAGTGTCATCCTCACCTGCAATTCTCAATATGAACGACTTTCCGGCTACTCTTGCAAAGAGGTTGAAGGGAAAATGTATTGGTGGGATTTTGTCCCCCCCGAAGAATTGGACCGCATGAAGGCCTACCATGCCACCCGGACTCTCTCGACCAATGGGGCACCCGACAACTACGAATTCACATTTTTGACTCGCACGGGAACCCACAAACGAGTCCACGTTTTTGTCGGTGTCATTGCCGACACCGAAGACCGGGTCTGTTCATTGATCGACGTCACGGAACGGGACCAGGCCCTGCACGCTCTCCGGGCAAGTGATGAACGATATGAACTGATGGTCCGAGGTGCCAATGACGGCCTATGGGATTGGGATCTGCATTCAGGTGCCGTCTATTATTCACCACGATACAAGGAGATTCTCGGCTATACCGACGCCACTTTCCCCAATCATGTCGATTCATGGCACAACAAGGTTCACCCGGATGACCTTGAACGTTGTATCAAGGCCAACCGCCGATGTGCCGAAGGCAAGCAGGATCAATTTCAAGTGGAATTTCGCATGTTCCACAAGGATGGCTCCATCCGATGGATACTCGGACGCGGAGGCAACACCAAGGATGAAACCGGCACCCCCTATCGCATTTCCGGCACCCATACGGACATCACAAAACGCAAGCAGGCCGAACACGCCCTCCGAAAAAGCGAAGAACAATACCGAGCCATTTTCGAAAACGCCACGGACGGCATCTATCAATGTACGCCCGGTGGGCGGTTCCTCACCATGAATACCGCATTGGCCCACTGTCTTGGCTATGAAAGTCCTGAGCACACCATGGAAACAATCACTGATATTCGTGAACAGCTCTGGGTCAACCCCGAAGATCGAGATGTTTTCCTTGAGGAGCTGGCTCAAAAAGGCACACTCCAAAACTACGAACACCATATCAAACGCAAAGACGGGTCCAGGATATGGATATCCGAAAACGCCCGCGCCATCTATGACGATGCAGGCCAGCTCGAATATTATGAAGGTTTTCTCCAAGATATCACGACCAGAAAATTCAATGAGAGCACCACCAAGGCCCTGTATGCCATCTCGGCCGCCATCACCATGACACATGATCTCTCGGAATTATACCGAGCCATTCATGCCATTATCAAAGGAGTTGTCCACACCCAAAATTTCTTCATCGCCGAAGTCAACAAGAAACTCGATAGAATGCAATTCGTCTATTTCAGAGATGAAAAGGACGACTACTTCGATATCACCGGCATCAGCGATTCGACCATGAACAGCCTGTCCATTCATGTCTACCGGACAGGCGCACCCCTCCGATTTTCCGCAGCCCGGCCCAAAGACGTGGCCCTGGCCCAGGATGTTGGCATCATCGGGACAACGCCGGCAGCATGGCTCGGCGTCCCGCTCAAACTCAACGGTGAAATCATGGGCGTCATGGCAGTTCAGGACTATGCCAATCCGCTGCAATATGGAGAAATAGATGTCTCCTTCATGACCGCAGTTTCCGAACAGGTGGCCATGGCCATCGAACGAAAGGCCAACGAAGAATCCCTGACCCGGCTGAACGAAAAGCTGGAGTCAAAAGTCGATCAACGGACTGCGGAACTCAAAAAACAAACCGCAGAACTTGAAAACGCCAATAAACGACTTCGCAAACTGGATGAAATCAAATCGACCCTGGTCTCCTCCGTCTCCCATGAGCTACGCACCCCCCTCACGTCCATCCGAGGATTTGCCAAACTCTGCGCCAAAGACTTTGCCCGTTATTTTCATCCATTGACAGAGAACATGCTCCTCAAGGATAAAGGATGTCGTATCCAAAACAACCTCGCCATCATCGACACCGAGGGAGAGCGGCTCACCCGGCTCATCAACGATTTTCTGGACATCAACCGGATCGAATCAGGCAAGGCAGCGTGGCATGACACCACCCTTGATCCATGCGCTGTCATCACCAAAGCCACGACCACCGCTTTTGGCAGTTTTGCCGCCAAGTCCGGGGTTCAGCTCATTTCAGACATTCCCGCATCGGCCCGTCCCATCCATGCTGATCCTGATAAAATACATCAGATCCTTATCAACCTGCTCAACAACGCGTACAAATTTACCACCCGAGGCAGCGTGACCGTCTCGTTTCAGGAAAGAGGCGGAAGCACCATCTTCTCTGTCAAGGATACCGGCCCGGGAATCCACCAGGAAGAACTCCCTCACCTGTTTGAGAAATTTCACAAGGCCCCCTTGGGAGACACACTCCACGTTTCAGACACAGGAACCGGCCTGGGGCTGGCCATCTGCAAAGAAATCGTGGAACATTATGGCGGGTCCATCTGGGTGGAATCATCGATTGGCACAGGCAGTATCTTTTCCTTTTCCATCCCGTGTGTTCCATAA